The Agromyces marinus genome window below encodes:
- a CDS encoding LGFP repeat-containing protein — protein sequence MARIARRTAVLVTAVAVLAGLLTGFQVASSPVPAAHAADGRDFDPGLIITDEVFYQSRTMTVAQVQSFLNAQVPSCAAGYTCLRSYVETSRSQPKRAEGCSAYAGQRESAALIIYKVAAACGINPRVLLVLLEKEQGLVSDSMPSARQYRSATGYGCPDTADCDTLYYGFFNQVYHAAWQFRKYRAYPDIRRYQAGRNNTIQWHPNAACGSSTVYIRNQATAGLYVYTPYRPNAAALRNLYGTGDSCSSYGNRNFWRLFTDWFGSTGVAVVSDVFDALYASSGGASGPLGLPTAGAVRLADGGYSQRFQGGWAYRSPDGSAFWTAGAISQEFARRGGPSSNLGYPDGPYQVVAGGRVQKFEKGSMYWSKAGGVRSTHGQLSLDYTAIGGPTSALGFPIGNYATHATVGRSQRFERGWLYWGPETGSVPTVGAIARRYAAAGGATQPIGFPSAPAAAPGTDGATTQPFENGSYHASAVGTAYLLDAIAAGYSQLGGATGRLGHPVSDTVAVAGGFTQQFKGIWLIVSEGGDARTTSGSLGAEYMKTGPAGRAGFPVGDYQVVGDGRSQQFEHGTYLWSRPGGVRFVPTRIAEAMTAARGPVSTTGFPVGDATDYPGGGLGQRFQFAAVWWSAAGGFYTAGSLGAHYLKIGGPRSSLGYPIGQYTAHSDGSRSQRFQHGTLVWTSATGVVRK from the coding sequence ATGGCGCGCATCGCACGACGAACAGCCGTCCTCGTCACGGCGGTGGCCGTGCTGGCGGGGCTGCTGACTGGGTTCCAGGTCGCCTCGTCGCCGGTCCCGGCAGCGCACGCGGCAGATGGCCGCGACTTCGATCCGGGACTGATCATCACCGACGAGGTCTTCTACCAGAGTCGCACGATGACGGTCGCCCAGGTGCAGTCGTTCCTGAATGCGCAGGTGCCCTCGTGCGCCGCCGGGTACACGTGCCTGAGGAGCTACGTCGAGACCTCGCGGTCGCAGCCAAAGCGCGCCGAGGGGTGTTCCGCCTATGCCGGACAGCGGGAATCGGCGGCCCTGATCATCTACAAGGTGGCCGCGGCGTGCGGCATCAACCCCAGGGTGCTGCTCGTGCTGCTCGAGAAGGAGCAGGGCCTCGTCAGCGACTCGATGCCCTCGGCCCGGCAGTACCGGTCTGCGACGGGATACGGATGTCCCGACACCGCTGACTGCGACACCCTCTACTACGGCTTCTTCAATCAGGTGTACCACGCGGCGTGGCAGTTCAGGAAGTACCGTGCGTACCCGGACATCCGTCGCTACCAGGCGGGCAGGAACAACACCATCCAGTGGCATCCGAACGCCGCGTGCGGCAGTTCGACCGTGTACATCAGGAACCAGGCGACGGCCGGCCTGTACGTCTACACGCCGTATCGCCCGAACGCCGCCGCCCTGCGCAACCTGTACGGCACCGGGGACTCGTGCTCGTCCTACGGCAACCGGAACTTCTGGCGGCTGTTCACCGACTGGTTCGGTTCGACCGGTGTCGCGGTCGTCTCCGACGTCTTCGATGCGCTCTACGCGAGTTCCGGCGGGGCGAGCGGGCCGCTCGGGCTGCCCACGGCAGGTGCGGTCAGGCTCGCCGACGGCGGATACTCGCAGCGGTTCCAGGGCGGGTGGGCATATCGATCGCCCGACGGTTCGGCCTTCTGGACGGCGGGTGCGATCTCGCAGGAGTTCGCGCGTCGCGGCGGACCGAGCAGCAACCTCGGCTACCCCGACGGCCCGTACCAGGTCGTCGCCGGAGGCCGGGTGCAGAAGTTCGAGAAGGGCTCGATGTACTGGAGCAAGGCCGGCGGAGTCCGATCGACGCACGGTCAACTCTCACTCGACTACACCGCGATCGGCGGCCCGACGAGTGCGCTCGGCTTCCCGATCGGGAACTACGCGACGCACGCGACCGTCGGTCGCTCGCAGCGATTCGAGCGAGGCTGGCTCTACTGGGGTCCGGAGACCGGCTCCGTGCCGACCGTCGGTGCGATAGCCCGGCGGTACGCCGCCGCGGGCGGGGCGACCCAGCCGATCGGGTTCCCGTCGGCGCCTGCCGCGGCACCGGGAACCGATGGAGCCACGACCCAGCCGTTCGAGAACGGCAGCTACCACGCTTCGGCCGTCGGAACCGCGTACCTGCTCGACGCGATCGCTGCCGGGTACTCGCAGCTCGGCGGGGCGACCGGACGGCTCGGTCATCCGGTCTCCGACACGGTCGCCGTCGCGGGCGGGTTCACTCAGCAGTTCAAGGGAATCTGGCTGATCGTCTCAGAGGGAGGGGATGCCAGGACCACATCGGGCAGTCTCGGCGCCGAGTACATGAAGACCGGACCGGCGGGCCGTGCGGGATTCCCCGTCGGCGACTACCAGGTCGTCGGCGACGGACGGAGCCAGCAGTTCGAGCACGGGACCTACCTCTGGTCGAGGCCTGGCGGCGTTCGGTTCGTCCCGACCCGGATCGCCGAAGCCATGACGGCCGCCCGGGGGCCGGTCTCCACGACCGGATTCCCGGTCGGCGACGCGACGGACTACCCGGGAGGCGGTCTCGGCCAGCGATTCCAGTTCGCGGCGGTCTGGTGGTCTGCCGCCGGAGGCTTCTACACGGCCGGTTCGCTGGGCGCCCACTACCTGAAGATCGGCGGTCCACGCAGTTCGCTCGGATACCCGATCGGTCAGTACACGGCCCATTCCGATGGGTCGCGGTCGCAGCGATTCCAGCACGGGACGCTGGTCTGGACCTCGGCGACGGGCGTCGTCCGCAAGTAG
- a CDS encoding DegT/DnrJ/EryC1/StrS family aminotransferase, producing the protein MSGPEFIPAAKPIIGDDERAAVDAVLRSGMVAQGPEVAAFEREFSEVLLDGRSTVAVNSGTSGLHLGLLAAGVGPGDEVIVPSFTFAATANSVALTGATPVFADIEPEYFCLDAAAVESAITERTVGIMPVHLYGHPADVDALASLADRRGIRLFEDAAQAHGATFRGRAVGTFGSFAMFSLYPTKNMTSGEGGMVSTGDPEIERRLRLLRNQGMDRQYENELVGFNARMTDIHAAIGRVQLTKVQAWTEQRRRNAAFLSAHLEGVTTPVIAPEATHAFHQYTIRVPEGRDELAAALRAEYGIGSGVYYPIPNHRLPSFDRAVELPQTERAAREALSLPVHPSLTDGDLERIVAAVNEWAKAGA; encoded by the coding sequence GTGAGCGGTCCAGAGTTCATTCCCGCTGCGAAGCCGATCATCGGTGACGACGAGCGCGCAGCCGTCGACGCAGTCCTGCGATCCGGCATGGTCGCCCAGGGGCCCGAGGTCGCGGCGTTCGAGCGTGAATTCTCCGAGGTGCTCCTCGACGGCCGATCGACCGTCGCGGTCAACTCCGGGACCTCGGGACTGCATCTCGGACTCCTCGCGGCCGGCGTCGGGCCGGGCGACGAGGTCATCGTGCCGTCCTTCACCTTCGCGGCGACGGCGAACTCGGTCGCGCTCACCGGCGCGACCCCGGTCTTCGCCGACATCGAGCCGGAGTACTTCTGCCTCGATGCGGCCGCTGTGGAATCGGCGATCACCGAGCGCACCGTCGGAATCATGCCGGTCCACCTCTACGGGCACCCGGCCGACGTCGACGCGCTGGCCTCCCTCGCGGACCGGCGGGGGATCCGGCTGTTCGAGGACGCGGCCCAGGCACACGGCGCAACCTTCCGCGGTCGCGCCGTCGGCACGTTCGGGTCGTTCGCGATGTTCAGCCTGTACCCGACGAAGAACATGACCTCGGGGGAGGGGGGCATGGTCTCCACAGGCGACCCCGAGATCGAACGACGCCTCCGACTCCTCCGCAATCAGGGGATGGACCGCCAGTACGAGAACGAGCTCGTGGGCTTCAACGCACGCATGACCGACATCCATGCTGCGATCGGGCGGGTCCAGCTGACGAAGGTCCAGGCGTGGACCGAGCAGCGTCGTCGGAACGCGGCATTCCTCAGCGCGCACCTCGAGGGGGTCACCACGCCGGTGATCGCGCCCGAAGCGACCCACGCCTTCCACCAGTACACGATTCGCGTACCTGAGGGCCGCGACGAGTTGGCGGCCGCGCTGCGCGCAGAGTACGGGATCGGCTCGGGCGTCTACTATCCGATCCCGAACCACCGTCTGCCGTCGTTCGACCGCGCCGTGGAGCTGCCGCAGACGGAGCGAGCAGCGCGAGAGGCGCTCTCGCTGCCGGTGCACCCGTCGCTCACCGACGGGGACCTCGAGCGCATCGTCGCCGCGGTCAACGAGTGGGCGAAGGCGGGTGCGTGA
- a CDS encoding Gfo/Idh/MocA family protein, protein MADLRMGLVGLGMMGRHHARVVRELDGVRLVGAADALGDVHGAMSGLPVYDTVAELVDAGIDMCVVAVPTALHEEVALELAEAGVHTLVEKPIASDSAGGRRIVEAFRTRGLVGGVGHIERFNPALQNVRERLEGGELGEVYQIATRRQGPFPGRIADVGVVKDLATHDIDLTAWLARSRYASVFARATHRSGRPYEDMIAVTGQLENGVITNHLVNWLSPMKERLTVITGARGAFVADTLTADLTFFENGTVATEWASMATFRGVSEGAATRYAIVKKEPLRAEHEAFRDAVLGLSDRLVSLEEGLRTVIVAEAVIASARDHVVESIEA, encoded by the coding sequence ATGGCCGACCTGCGGATGGGCCTCGTCGGCCTGGGAATGATGGGGCGCCATCATGCACGTGTCGTCCGTGAACTCGACGGCGTTCGACTCGTCGGGGCGGCGGACGCGCTCGGCGATGTCCACGGAGCGATGTCCGGACTGCCGGTCTACGACACGGTCGCAGAACTGGTCGACGCGGGCATCGACATGTGCGTCGTCGCCGTTCCCACGGCCCTGCACGAGGAGGTCGCCCTCGAACTCGCCGAGGCGGGCGTGCACACACTCGTCGAGAAGCCGATCGCGAGCGACAGCGCAGGCGGTCGTCGCATCGTCGAGGCGTTCCGCACGCGGGGCCTCGTCGGCGGCGTCGGACACATCGAGCGGTTCAATCCGGCACTGCAGAACGTCCGTGAGCGACTCGAGGGCGGTGAACTCGGCGAGGTCTACCAGATCGCGACCCGACGACAGGGGCCGTTCCCCGGCCGGATCGCCGATGTCGGGGTCGTCAAGGATCTCGCCACGCATGACATCGACCTGACGGCGTGGCTCGCGCGCAGCCGATACGCGAGCGTCTTCGCACGTGCGACGCACCGCAGCGGGCGTCCCTACGAGGACATGATCGCGGTGACCGGTCAGCTCGAGAACGGGGTGATCACGAACCACCTCGTGAACTGGCTGTCGCCCATGAAGGAACGGTTGACGGTGATCACCGGGGCGCGCGGAGCGTTCGTCGCAGACACCCTCACTGCCGACCTGACGTTCTTCGAGAACGGCACCGTGGCGACGGAGTGGGCTTCCATGGCGACGTTCCGTGGAGTGTCCGAGGGGGCGGCGACCCGTTACGCCATCGTGAAGAAGGAGCCGCTGCGTGCCGAGCACGAGGCGTTCCGCGATGCCGTCCTCGGGCTGTCGGACCGGTTGGTCAGCCTCGAGGAGGGCCTGCGCACCGTCATCGTGGCGGAGGCCGTCATCGCGTCGGCACGAGACCACGTCGTCGAGTCGATCGAGGCCTGA
- a CDS encoding glycosyltransferase family protein yields the protein MSEGARPPAALVISQSPLQRDPRVRRQMQWLAESGWIVDTLGLGERPDEAIRDHFAMHDEPRWARPVVAKGLIHTLLPYRRRFEILSRARIPREAEDRVRSGEYGLIVFNDIHLLPWTRTDAFSDLPGSTRVHLDLHEHHPPKYRRSVRGGRLANPYYAWGRAMIADPVFTSRSAVVRGIAELYQDEFAVPPLAVIRNAPELEDLEPSAVREDRVELVHHGAAAWTRGLREMVDAVGLLPERFRLTLMLLGSAEVIAGVEEYAAELGDRVRILPPVPMREIASSINAYDIEVMFFPPVTENLRFVLPNKLFEAVQGRLALAIGPSVMMAELIEAYGNGTIASGWTAEDLADSVRNLTADDIRRMKNASAAAAQDLNAAHEGDVFRRAVGIDER from the coding sequence GCTCGCCGAGTCCGGATGGATCGTCGACACGCTGGGCCTCGGGGAGCGCCCGGATGAAGCGATCCGCGATCACTTCGCGATGCACGACGAGCCCCGCTGGGCGCGGCCGGTCGTGGCCAAGGGCCTCATCCACACCCTCCTGCCGTATCGCAGACGGTTCGAGATCCTCAGTCGCGCGAGGATCCCCCGGGAGGCCGAGGACCGCGTGCGTTCCGGCGAGTACGGGCTCATCGTGTTCAACGACATCCACCTGCTGCCGTGGACTCGGACGGACGCGTTCTCCGATCTCCCCGGATCGACGCGGGTCCATCTCGACCTGCACGAGCACCACCCGCCGAAGTACCGTCGGTCGGTACGAGGCGGGCGCCTGGCGAACCCCTACTACGCCTGGGGCCGGGCGATGATCGCTGACCCCGTGTTCACGAGTCGGTCCGCCGTCGTGCGGGGAATCGCAGAGCTCTACCAGGACGAGTTCGCCGTCCCGCCGCTCGCGGTCATCCGCAACGCACCGGAGCTCGAGGACCTGGAGCCGAGCGCGGTCCGTGAGGACCGGGTCGAACTCGTCCATCACGGGGCGGCGGCGTGGACCAGGGGCCTGCGAGAGATGGTCGACGCCGTTGGCCTGCTCCCCGAGCGGTTCAGGCTCACGCTCATGCTCCTCGGCTCCGCCGAGGTCATCGCCGGTGTCGAGGAGTACGCCGCCGAGCTCGGCGACCGGGTCCGGATCCTGCCCCCGGTCCCGATGCGGGAGATCGCGTCGTCCATCAACGCCTACGACATCGAGGTGATGTTCTTCCCGCCCGTGACCGAGAACCTCCGCTTCGTCCTGCCGAACAAGCTGTTCGAAGCGGTCCAGGGACGTCTGGCGCTGGCGATCGGACCGAGTGTCATGATGGCCGAGCTGATCGAGGCCTACGGCAACGGGACCATCGCCTCCGGCTGGACCGCGGAGGACCTCGCGGACAGCGTGCGGAATCTGACGGCCGACGACATCCGCCGGATGAAGAACGCCTCCGCGGCGGCCGCACAGGACCTGAACGCCGCGCACGAGGGCGATGTCTTCCGCAGAGCCGTCGGGATCGACGAAAGGTGA
- a CDS encoding ABC transporter ATP-binding protein produces MKNLTSLYRELLAVLPEDARKFFVRYAGSLALLSILDAASLALLAAVITPLVAGTSVTLPLFGEVEGVGLIAMIVLVCFLVVLKGAFAVLLLWWATRRFSRFELETGSRLFNAYIEAPWVVRLRKNSTDLVRIVDSSVGATIAGVLLPGASLIGEAFSFVVVIVVLAIVQPVVALTAFIYLGIVALVLSFWITRRARQAGRVNLKYTLRSSRLITEMVGALKEVTLRGKSAEVGEVVRENRVHTTRARANYQFLSQVPRYVLEAAIIGGFVLVGAVGWITGGTAEAFTAVALFSLAGFRMAPSLVRFQSVITTVTNNTPHARRVIDEITAAEAAGRERLARPKTDLPEHPRTLKFEQVTFRYADPAEPAVRSVDLEIPFGQTVAFVGSSGAGKSTIIDLLLGLIDPTEGTITVDGIPLTSLTTAWRSHVAYVPQEVSLFDSTVAQNVALTWREDFDRERVRDALDQAQLLQTIDARPDGIDGTVGERGLSLSGGQRQRIGIARALYADPAVLVMDEATSALDTATEAAITQRLKKMRGSMTIVMVAHRLATVMHADQIFYLRGGEVIGRGTFDELVRDVPDFAHQAALAGLVEPGSPSTRSSRSGDAPADD; encoded by the coding sequence GTGAAGAACCTCACCAGCCTGTACCGCGAGCTGCTCGCGGTCCTGCCCGAGGATGCACGGAAGTTCTTCGTCCGGTACGCGGGCTCCCTCGCCCTGCTGTCGATCCTCGACGCCGCGTCGCTCGCCCTGCTCGCGGCCGTCATCACGCCGCTCGTCGCGGGGACGTCGGTCACGCTTCCCCTCTTCGGAGAGGTCGAGGGCGTCGGCCTCATCGCGATGATCGTCCTCGTCTGCTTCCTGGTGGTGCTGAAGGGCGCGTTCGCCGTCCTCCTGCTCTGGTGGGCCACCCGCAGGTTCTCGCGGTTCGAACTCGAGACGGGTTCCCGGCTCTTCAACGCCTACATCGAAGCACCGTGGGTCGTCCGGCTGCGGAAGAACTCGACCGACCTCGTCCGCATCGTCGACTCCAGCGTCGGCGCGACGATCGCCGGCGTGCTCCTCCCGGGCGCGTCGCTGATCGGCGAGGCCTTCAGCTTCGTGGTGGTCATCGTCGTCCTGGCGATCGTGCAACCGGTCGTGGCACTCACCGCGTTCATCTACCTCGGCATCGTCGCCCTCGTGCTCTCGTTCTGGATCACCCGACGCGCTCGGCAGGCGGGGCGCGTGAACCTGAAGTACACCCTCCGCAGCTCGCGCCTGATCACCGAGATGGTCGGCGCGCTGAAGGAGGTCACGCTCCGCGGCAAGTCCGCCGAGGTCGGAGAGGTCGTCCGGGAGAACCGCGTCCACACGACCAGGGCACGCGCGAACTACCAGTTCCTGTCGCAGGTGCCCAGGTACGTCCTCGAGGCAGCGATCATCGGCGGCTTCGTCCTGGTCGGTGCGGTCGGCTGGATCACGGGGGGCACCGCCGAGGCCTTCACGGCCGTCGCCCTGTTCTCGCTCGCCGGATTCCGGATGGCACCGTCCCTCGTGCGATTCCAGAGCGTCATCACGACGGTGACGAACAACACACCGCACGCACGTCGCGTCATCGATGAGATCACGGCCGCCGAGGCGGCCGGGCGGGAACGCCTGGCCCGGCCGAAGACCGACCTCCCGGAGCACCCGCGCACGCTCAAGTTCGAGCAGGTGACGTTCCGGTACGCCGACCCGGCCGAGCCCGCGGTCCGGTCGGTCGACCTCGAGATTCCATTCGGACAGACGGTCGCCTTCGTCGGGTCATCGGGCGCAGGAAAATCGACCATCATCGACCTCCTGCTCGGCCTGATCGACCCGACCGAGGGCACCATCACCGTCGACGGGATCCCGTTGACCTCGCTGACGACCGCATGGCGATCGCATGTCGCCTACGTGCCCCAGGAGGTCTCGCTGTTCGACAGCACGGTCGCGCAGAACGTCGCGCTGACCTGGCGCGAGGACTTCGATCGCGAGCGCGTCCGCGATGCGCTCGACCAGGCTCAGCTGCTGCAGACGATCGACGCGCGGCCGGACGGCATCGACGGGACGGTCGGCGAACGCGGCCTGTCGCTCTCCGGCGGCCAACGCCAGCGGATCGGCATCGCGCGCGCGCTGTACGCCGACCCCGCGGTCCTGGTCATGGATGAGGCCACGAGCGCGCTCGACACGGCCACCGAGGCAGCGATCACCCAGCGGCTGAAGAAGATGCGCGGTTCGATGACGATCGTGATGGTCGCGCACCGGCTCGCGACCGTCATGCACGCGGACCAGATCTTCTACCTTCGCGGCGGTGAGGTGATCGGTCGTGGGACGTTCGACGAGCTCGTCCGCGACGTTCCCGACTTCGCCCACCAGGCCGCGCTCGCCGGGCTCGTCGAGCCGGGGTCGCCCTCGACGCGCTCGAGCCGGAGTGGGGACGCACCGGCCGACGACTGA